The Oceanispirochaeta sp. M1 DNA window TACTCTTATGATTCATCAACTATTTGAAGTCGGCTCTACTGTTGTTTTCTCCTATCAGCTGCATAAGAACCTGTTTAGATTCCAGGAAGATTCAAAGAATATTCTCTGCATTCAAAGTCAGGTTGTTCGCAGTCACTCTCCTGAAAATCCAAATAACCTGATAGCTGTTTTTTCACTCCAGGATATCAGTGGTCTTATCACTCAAATCCAGCAGTATAAAGAGGTTAAAGATCAGGTTCTGGAACTTCTTGAAAAAATGAAAAAAACAGAAGAAGAGTTGCGCATTACTAATGATGAACTTCAAAAAGCTGCCAGTACAGATCCTCTTACAGGCCTGAAAAACAGACGATCAATGACAGAAGTTCTTGATGCTGAAAAGAGGCGCCACAGCCGTTACGGTGCCATATTTTCAGTTCTAATAGCAGATATAGATGATTTTAAAAAGTTCAATGATACATATGGTCACGCCTGTGGAGATTTTATACTTAAGTATCTTGGAGAGATATTTCACAGAATCGTCAGACCGACAGATTCAGTCTGTCGTTGGGGTGGTGAGGAATTCCTGTTCCTCCTGCCGGAAACAGATGTGAATGAAGCCGGCAAGATGGGAGAGCGCATTCGAAATGAAGTGGCAGCTGAAGTCTTTAATTTTGAAGGATACAAGCACAAGGTTACAATGACATTTGGAGTCAGCTGTATTGAACATGAAACAAGTGTGACCCGGATTATCGGCAATTCGGATGAAGCCCTCTACTATGGGAAAAATCATGGCAAGAACAGGGTTGTGCTATACCCTGAACTCATTGATAAGACCTGATATATTCAAAATAATAACAGGTTCACCTGATCCGAGAACTGAGCTGCCCTGCATCCAGACTTCCTTCTTTAACAGAGGATGGAGAGGTTTCACAACTGTCTGTAGAATATCGACGACCTTATCACAGAGAATTCCGCAGCTGCTGTTCAGATGTCTCACTATAACAATATTTCCAGCGTCCCCTTCCAGGTTCATGACTC harbors:
- a CDS encoding GGDEF domain-containing protein, with product MITQYEMLYALPQGIFCMDQNYKILFWNKLIEFWTDIPSAEAENKDARDLFPDLKKKFYTLMIHQLFEVGSTVVFSYQLHKNLFRFQEDSKNILCIQSQVVRSHSPENPNNLIAVFSLQDISGLITQIQQYKEVKDQVLELLEKMKKTEEELRITNDELQKAASTDPLTGLKNRRSMTEVLDAEKRRHSRYGAIFSVLIADIDDFKKFNDTYGHACGDFILKYLGEIFHRIVRPTDSVCRWGGEEFLFLLPETDVNEAGKMGERIRNEVAAEVFNFEGYKHKVTMTFGVSCIEHETSVTRIIGNSDEALYYGKNHGKNRVVLYPELIDKT